One segment of Tenrec ecaudatus isolate mTenEca1 chromosome 1, mTenEca1.hap1, whole genome shotgun sequence DNA contains the following:
- the LOC142445921 gene encoding olfactory receptor 7A17-like → MERQNRTHILEFILLGLSEEAELQPLLFGLFLSMYLVTFTGNLLIILAIIKDSHLHTPMYFFLSNLSFADICFTSTTVPKMLLNIQMQNRFITYEHCITQMYFFMVFVALDTLILTVMAYDRFVAICHPLHYTVVMNPRFCGLLLLASWLLTMLNALLHALMVSQLSFCTELKIAHFFCELNQVIQLACSDTFLIDLVMYCATGLLGVVPLTGILFSYMKIVSSIMKISSVAGKYKAFSTCGSHLSVVSLFYGTGLGVYLSSAAIENSRATAIASVMYTVATPMLNPFIYSLRNKDIKLALGKLFG, encoded by the coding sequence ATGGAACGACAAAACAGAACACACATTCTGGAATTCATCCTGTTGGGGCTCTCAGAAGAGgcagagctgcagcccctcctctttggactgttcctgtcaatgtacttggtcaccttcactgggaacctgctcatcatcctggccatcatCAAGGACAgccacctccacacacccatgtacttcttcctctccaacctctcctttgCTGACATCTGTTTCACCTCCACCACTGTCCCAAAGATGCTCCTGAACATCCAGATGCAGAACAGATTCATTACATATGAACACTGCATCactcagatgtattttttcaTGGTGTTTGTGGCATTAGACACTTTAATCTTGAcagtgatggcctatgaccggTTTGTGGCCATCTGTCACCCACTGCACTATACGGTCGTCATGAACCCAAGATTCTGTGGTCTCCTGCTTCTGGCCTCCTGGTTACTGACTATGCTGAATGCTCTATTACATGCGCTAATGGTTTCACAACTGTCCTTTTGTACAGAGTTGAAAATCGCCCATTTTTTCTGTGAGCTTAATCAGGTCATCCAACTTGCGTGTTCTGACACTTTCCTCATTGACTTAGTGATGTATTGTGCAACTGGACTTCTGGGTGTTGTTCCACTCACTGGGATCCTTTTCTCTTACATGAAGATTGTGTCCTCCATTATGAAAATTTCATCAGTTGCGGGCAagtataaagccttttccacttgTGGGTCTCACCTCTCTGTGGTCTCCTTGTTCTATGGGACAGGTCTCGGTGTTTATCTCAGTTCTGCTGctattgaaaactccagggctaCTGCAATTGCCTCCGTGATGTACACTGTAGCCACACCCATGCTGAACCCCTTtatctacagtctgagaaacaaGGACATAAAGCTGGCCCTAGGGAAACTTTTCGGTTGA
- the LOC142431932 gene encoding olfactory receptor 7A17-like: MEPRNHTHFQHFILLGLSEEAELQPLLFGLFLSMYLVTFTGNLLIILAIIKDSHLHTPMYFFLSNLSFADICFTSTTVPKMLLNIQMQNRFITYEHCITQMYFFMVFGGLDHFLLIVMAYDRFVAICHPLHYTVIMNPRFCGLLLLASWLLTVLDALLHGLMVLPLSFCAKLEISHFFCELNQVVQLACSDTFLNTLVIYLAAGLLGVIPLSGILYSYMKIVSSILKISSAGGKYKAFSTCGSHLSVVSLFYGTALGVYLSSAATQNSRSSAIASVMYTVATPMLNPFIYTLRNKDIKQALGKLCN; the protein is encoded by the coding sequence ATGGAACCAAGAAACCACACACATTTTCAACATTTCATCCTTTTGGGGCTCTCTGAAGAAgcagagctgcagcccctccttTTTGGACTGTTCCTGTCTATGTACTTGGTCACCTTcactgggaacctgctcatcatcctggccatcatCAAGGACAgccacctccacacacccatgtacttcttcctctccaacctctcctttgCTGACATCTGTTTCACCTCCACCACTGTCCCAAAGATGCTGCTGAACATCCAGATGCAGAACAGATTCATTACATATGAGCATTGCATCACGCAGATGTATTTTTTCATGGTTTTTGGAGGATTAGATCATTTCCTCTTGATAGTCATGGCCTATGACCGGTTTGTGGCCATCTGTCACCCACTGCACTACACGGTCATCATGAATCCTAGGTTCTGTGGCCTCCTGCTTCTGGCCTCCTGGTTATTGACTGTACTGGATGCTCTGTTACATGGGTTAATGGTTTTGCCACTGTCATTTTGTGCAAAGTTGGAAATctcccattttttctgtgaacttaacCAGGTAGTCCAACTTGCTTGTTCTGACACATTCCTCAATACCTTAGTAATTTATTTAGCAGCTGGGCTTCTGGGTGTTATTCCACTCAGTGGGATCCTTTACTCTTACATGAAGATTGTGTcctccattttgaaaatttcctCAGCTGGGGGCAAGTACAAAGCCTTTTCCACTTGTGGGTCCCACCTCTCCGTGGTTTCCTTGTTTTATGGTACCGCTCTGGGGGTTTATCTCAGTTCTGCTGCTACTCAAAACTCTAGGTCCAGTGCCATCGCCTCAGTAATGTACACTGTAGCCACACCCATGCTGAACCCCTTTATCTACACTCTTAGAAACAAGGACATAAAGCAGGCCCTAGGGAAACTTTGCAATTGA